In Methanomicrobium antiquum, one DNA window encodes the following:
- a CDS encoding DegT/DnrJ/EryC1/StrS family aminotransferase, whose translation MINIAQPALGGEEIAAANEVFRSGMLAQGKITEEFEKNFAKYCGVSYATGLNSGTAALHMGLLALGIGKGDGVIVPSFTFIATATSVSMCGAKPVIVDVLEESYTINPDEVLENLSDKTKAVIGVHLFGQPFDVKSLDDICKDKGIFLIEDAAQSHGAIYDSKKVGGLGDLGCFSFYPTKNMTTIEGGMVTTNDKEADSKLKRLINHGQSAKYLHTELGYNMRMSNVSAAIGNVQLSKLDGMNKKRAKNAEILCKEINVPGLKKPFCRDNSKHVWHQYVLEIAKNFPLTRDEFRDYLFDKGIGTAVHYPIPVHKQPLYENSGYKCPVSEELSSSVLSLPVHPGVSEEECRFIAKVINQVA comes from the coding sequence ATGATAAATATAGCACAGCCTGCACTTGGAGGAGAAGAGATTGCCGCGGCAAATGAGGTTTTCCGCTCAGGAATGCTTGCACAGGGAAAAATAACAGAAGAGTTTGAGAAAAATTTTGCTAAATACTGCGGTGTATCATACGCTACAGGTCTTAATTCCGGAACAGCCGCTCTTCACATGGGCCTTTTGGCGCTTGGAATCGGCAAAGGTGACGGGGTGATAGTTCCTTCCTTTACATTTATTGCAACAGCAACATCTGTTAGCATGTGCGGTGCAAAACCTGTTATTGTGGATGTTTTAGAAGAGAGCTACACAATTAATCCTGATGAGGTTTTGGAAAATTTATCAGATAAAACAAAAGCAGTCATCGGAGTGCACCTCTTTGGACAACCCTTTGATGTGAAGTCACTGGATGATATCTGCAAAGACAAGGGAATTTTTTTAATCGAAGATGCCGCACAGTCTCACGGAGCGATATATGATTCGAAAAAAGTCGGAGGACTTGGAGATTTAGGCTGTTTCTCATTTTATCCGACAAAGAATATGACAACAATCGAAGGAGGAATGGTAACAACCAATGACAAAGAAGCTGACTCCAAACTAAAAAGACTGATAAATCACGGTCAAAGCGCTAAATATCTCCATACCGAACTTGGATACAACATGCGAATGTCAAATGTATCAGCCGCCATAGGAAACGTTCAGCTCTCAAAGCTTGACGGGATGAATAAAAAAAGAGCAAAGAATGCAGAGATTCTATGTAAAGAAATCAATGTACCAGGTCTTAAAAAACCGTTTTGCAGGGATAATTCAAAACATGTCTGGCACCAGTATGTACTTGAAATAGCCAAAAACTTCCCTCTGACCCGTGATGAGTTTAGAGATTATCTCTTCGATAAAGGAATCGGAACTGCAGTTCATTATCCCATTCCTGTGCACAAACAGCCCCTTTATGAGAACTCAGGATATAAATGTCCGGTTTCTGAGGAGCTTTCATCAAGTGTTTTGAGCCTTCCTGTACATCCGGGAGTTTCAGAAGAGGAGTGCAGATTCATTGCAAAAGTCATAAACCAGGTGGCATAA
- a CDS encoding acyltransferase, producing the protein MKKDNPDNYGINKIGEGGHIFEDVALGFPSKENLKKNSFNGVTIGKNCVIRPGTVIYCDVFIGDNFSSGHDVMVREKTVIGDNVSVGSRCIIEGNCSIGSNVSLQSLVYIPTNVVIEDDVFIGPNAVLTNDQYPPNGEIKGPVIKKGASIGANATILPGVIIGEGSLVGAASVVTKNVPAKTLAVGNPARFKPLPAGAKK; encoded by the coding sequence ATGAAAAAGGATAATCCCGATAATTACGGGATTAACAAAATAGGCGAGGGGGGGCATATCTTTGAAGATGTGGCTCTTGGATTTCCATCAAAGGAAAACCTTAAAAAAAACTCTTTTAATGGCGTCACAATTGGAAAAAACTGTGTAATTAGACCAGGCACAGTTATTTACTGCGATGTTTTTATCGGAGATAACTTCTCATCCGGACATGACGTCATGGTTCGTGAGAAAACTGTTATTGGCGATAATGTTTCTGTTGGAAGCAGATGTATAATTGAAGGAAACTGTTCAATAGGAAGCAATGTTTCTCTGCAGAGTCTTGTATATATTCCAACCAACGTTGTTATTGAAGATGATGTCTTCATAGGGCCAAATGCAGTTTTAACAAACGATCAATATCCTCCAAATGGAGAAATCAAAGGTCCGGTTATAAAAAAAGGAGCATCAATTGGTGCCAATGCAACAATTCTTCCGGGAGTAATAATAGGAGAAGGCTCACTTGTTGGTGCCGCCTCTGTTGTTACAAAAAACGTTCCGGCAAAAACACTTGCAGTCGGAAACCCTGCAAGATTTAAACCACTTCCGGCAGGTGCTAAAAAATGA
- a CDS encoding nucleotidyltransferase domain-containing protein yields the protein METLDRIIKKVREDFIFIRDSCFAVLIFGSYARGENCLCSDIDVCIVLKERKIEGGILYNNIYENVKMDEYDVVIFESCDDSLKYEISKDYIIAYCDNPEELKKYLTQSLKYTPVKKTRKELLNELGAVINAA from the coding sequence ATGGAAACACTGGACAGAATAATAAAAAAAGTAAGAGAGGACTTTATATTTATCAGAGACAGTTGTTTTGCTGTATTGATTTTTGGCTCATATGCACGCGGAGAAAATTGTCTATGCTCTGATATTGATGTCTGCATCGTGCTAAAAGAAAGAAAAATAGAGGGGGGAATATTATACAATAACATTTATGAAAATGTGAAAATGGATGAATATGATGTGGTAATCTTTGAAAGTTGTGATGATAGTCTGAAATATGAGATATCAAAAGATTATATCATTGCCTACTGTGACAATCCTGAAGAATTAAAGAAATATCTGACCCAATCTCTCAAATATACTCCGGTGAAGAAAACAAGAAAAGAACTGTTAAATGAACTCGGGGCAGTAATAAATGCCGCATGA
- the hepT gene encoding type VII toxin-antitoxin system HepT family RNase toxin, with protein MPHDKISRKTEFIIGKLRFLRENKPESPEIFKNDEILQMAILYGIHTAIEALVDMAIIIETCRSKRKNVGDYERIASLFENELINEDEYNTLRRLNGLRNAIVHTYDTLILDEIYINYESIFKDIGIITRSFCEKY; from the coding sequence ATGCCGCATGACAAAATATCCCGTAAAACTGAATTTATAATTGGGAAACTCAGATTTTTAAGAGAGAACAAACCTGAAAGTCCTGAGATTTTCAAGAATGATGAAATACTGCAGATGGCTATTCTTTATGGAATTCATACAGCAATTGAGGCACTTGTCGATATGGCAATAATAATTGAAACATGCAGAAGTAAAAGGAAAAATGTCGGTGATTATGAAAGAATAGCCTCATTATTTGAAAACGAACTTATTAATGAGGATGAATATAACACACTTAGAAGATTAAATGGTCTTAGAAATGCTATAGTACATACATATGACACGTTGATTCTTGATGAGATCTATATTAATTATGAATCAATCTTCAAAGACATCGGAATAATAACCCGCTCTTTCTGTGAAAAATATTGA
- a CDS encoding type II toxin-antitoxin system HicB family antitoxin: protein MIQFKVLLEKDEDGFFTATVPSLPGCISQGRTKEEAKENIKEAIELHLKSLAEEGIPLRPEDGLTEAFVAVNV, encoded by the coding sequence ATGATTCAGTTTAAAGTTCTTCTTGAAAAAGATGAGGATGGTTTTTTTACCGCAACTGTTCCATCCCTTCCAGGATGCATCTCACAGGGTAGGACTAAAGAAGAGGCAAAGGAAAATATAAAAGAAGCAATAGAACTTCATCTGAAATCCCTTGCAGAAGAAGGAATTCCCTTAAGACCGGAGGATGGTCTGACTGAAGCTTTTGTCGCAGTAAATGTATGA
- a CDS encoding antitoxin VapB family protein, which produces MKTITIKDSTYKDLKRIKEPDMSFSDVIDLLLKSRSSAPDRFFGALAESSLLDEIAEYTIESRRNARSRI; this is translated from the coding sequence ATGAAAACAATTACAATTAAAGACTCAACATATAAAGATCTAAAAAGGATAAAGGAGCCGGATATGAGCTTTTCCGATGTTATAGACCTTCTATTAAAGTCAAGAAGTTCAGCACCTGACAGATTCTTCGGTGCCCTTGCCGAAAGTTCCCTACTTGATGAAATTGCAGAATATACTATTGAAAGCCGCCGAAATGCAAGGTCGCGTATATGA
- a CDS encoding type II toxin-antitoxin system VapC family toxin: MIVLDTSFLIDFFKGVPETRALIDDRVYTITAISYHEIIAGVKRTHARKEEEFFRDFFSQTPVLDYTIAAAEESSSIAARLSASGKPVNVMDILIAGIALTNGATGIATADKDFGIIGDYTDLKACFYKDADRF; this comes from the coding sequence ATGATTGTTCTTGATACTTCCTTTCTAATTGATTTCTTCAAAGGTGTGCCTGAAACACGGGCACTTATTGACGATCGTGTTTACACAATAACTGCAATATCTTATCATGAAATTATAGCAGGAGTAAAAAGGACTCATGCACGTAAAGAAGAAGAATTTTTCAGGGATTTTTTTTCACAGACGCCTGTTCTTGATTATACGATTGCCGCCGCTGAAGAATCAAGTTCCATTGCCGCCAGGCTTTCAGCATCAGGAAAACCTGTCAATGTTATGGACATCCTTATCGCAGGGATTGCATTAACAAACGGCGCAACAGGTATTGCAACTGCTGATAAGGATTTTGGAATTATCGGAGATTATACTGATCTTAAAGCCTGTTTTTACAAAGATGCTGACAGATTTTAA
- a CDS encoding type II toxin-antitoxin system RelE family toxin, which produces MRIYGLIKHKSAEAINLLPEKTRRIIFDALKSLENNPWPGAGNDKEKLRLHIRRSYTIFYKIYNESHVVLVHDVMIIEQAHKKYSRM; this is translated from the coding sequence TTGAGGATTTATGGTTTAATCAAACACAAATCAGCTGAGGCTATAAATCTACTGCCGGAAAAAACCCGGAGAATAATTTTTGATGCACTTAAAAGCCTTGAAAATAACCCGTGGCCGGGTGCGGGCAACGATAAAGAAAAACTCAGGCTTCATATTCGAAGAAGCTATACAATATTTTATAAAATATACAATGAGAGTCATGTAGTCCTTGTCCATGATGTTATGATAATTGAACAGGCACATAAAAAGTATAGCAGGATGTAA
- a CDS encoding DEAD/DEAH box helicase: MKDTINKESSEAPGVFLHSFWSIEDECLVIWGEDKSRLNNMPESKKGRNILHPFSATPGTLLSLLEKILPDVIIKANTGSHTITLPVKQNIPFSSHENIPDNVEWREVTVPSLMLNPVDIHTLFGKINPDSYVPDKSTLEYWRLAYFFIINLCSAGLIFPKITYNYPEKTMVGWKALIIGKEIRNYYELLKRSAPIAALPSGKSAEDTLDSFFGAVIAGTLGESLGKNSGLNRKEKKIDNKTSPEKQFIECLRGERSQFTSDEYKTGNFARRAENLLSLTEIDKFFLKTDSEQTISEKYTPLIRLSCNPEDIYADWLVSYGFLTGNSPGDIINPDEIFNNPELNHYSKAELFSLINRASELYLKLKKSLQTMYCEPLVISSDDAFDFLLNYAGLFEEENFTVEVPSWWKSPAKKPLMKISAEPYEDTLFSANSLAGFRWEAAIGSTKISAEEFEELVRQKIPVIKYQGNWIRLDIENIEKQINYLKKRHPENILSSAGLLRLEAETDIEIEAKGRFGDMLAVIREPGKIPDAKVPQTFKGTLRPYQERGMCWLSYMLEFGFGVCLADDMGLGKTIQLIAYLALSPEKTKQTLIIAPMSVLGNWKREITVFLPEEDVYIHHGTSREKSDDFKKAIKNHRIILTTYHLVQRDEEFISAIDWDLVVLDEAQNIKNHRTKQSKAVRKLKSEKRLALTGTPVENRLLELWSIMDFLNPGYLGSYAEYKLTFGESGLKEGSAEKLRRLIRPFMLRRLKADKTVIADLPDKMEMKVYCPLSGEQAALYTAAVSEMLGEIEESGGIERKGRVLSALTKLKQICNHPALFLKEDRLKKGRSGKLDRLTEMLEEVCANNEKALIFTQYATFADMLGDYLKTSAGVPVYIIHGKIRRKKREQMVELFQKTPGPGIFILSLKAGGTGLNLTAASHVFHIDRWWNPAVESQATDRAFRIGQDKNVQVHLMVASGTLEEKIDQMIERKKDLADKVLTPGDNWLTTLSNDEIREILSLSIAGDELI, translated from the coding sequence TTGAAGGATACTATTAATAAGGAATCATCTGAAGCACCAGGTGTTTTTCTTCATTCATTCTGGAGCATAGAAGATGAATGCCTTGTTATATGGGGAGAAGATAAATCACGCTTAAACAATATGCCTGAATCAAAAAAGGGCAGGAATATCCTTCATCCTTTTTCTGCAACACCGGGCACTTTATTAAGCTTACTTGAAAAAATCCTGCCTGATGTAATTATAAAAGCCAATACCGGCAGTCATACAATAACTCTTCCTGTAAAGCAAAATATACCCTTCAGTTCGCATGAGAATATACCTGATAATGTTGAATGGAGAGAAGTAACTGTTCCTTCCCTTATGTTAAACCCTGTTGATATTCATACTCTTTTTGGAAAAATCAATCCCGACTCATATGTCCCTGACAAAAGCACGCTTGAATACTGGCGGCTTGCCTATTTTTTTATAATAAATCTCTGTTCTGCAGGACTCATATTTCCAAAGATAACATACAATTATCCGGAAAAAACAATGGTCGGATGGAAAGCTCTGATTATTGGTAAAGAAATCAGAAACTATTACGAACTCCTTAAAAGATCAGCGCCAATTGCCGCACTTCCGTCCGGCAAATCTGCCGAAGATACACTTGATTCGTTTTTTGGTGCAGTAATTGCAGGCACTCTTGGAGAATCACTTGGCAAAAATTCAGGATTAAACAGAAAAGAGAAGAAAATTGACAATAAAACTTCTCCTGAGAAGCAGTTTATCGAATGCCTTCGGGGAGAAAGGAGTCAGTTCACATCTGATGAGTATAAAACAGGTAATTTTGCAAGGAGAGCAGAAAATCTGCTTTCATTAACTGAAATAGATAAATTTTTCCTTAAAACAGATTCTGAACAAACAATATCTGAAAAATACACACCATTGATAAGGCTAAGCTGTAATCCTGAAGATATTTATGCAGACTGGCTTGTCTCTTATGGATTTTTAACCGGAAATTCTCCCGGGGATATAATAAATCCTGATGAAATATTCAATAATCCTGAATTAAATCACTATTCAAAGGCCGAATTATTCTCCCTCATAAACCGTGCATCAGAGTTGTACCTTAAATTAAAGAAGAGTTTACAGACGATGTACTGCGAACCTTTAGTTATAAGTTCAGATGACGCCTTTGATTTTCTACTAAACTATGCCGGTCTGTTTGAGGAAGAAAATTTTACTGTTGAAGTGCCATCCTGGTGGAAATCCCCTGCAAAAAAGCCCCTGATGAAAATTTCAGCAGAGCCATATGAAGACACTCTCTTCTCAGCAAATTCTCTTGCCGGGTTTAGATGGGAAGCGGCTATAGGCAGTACAAAGATTTCAGCAGAAGAATTTGAAGAGCTTGTCAGACAAAAAATCCCTGTCATAAAATATCAGGGCAACTGGATACGACTTGATATAGAAAATATTGAGAAGCAGATAAATTATCTTAAAAAAAGGCATCCTGAAAATATTCTGTCATCTGCCGGGCTTCTCAGGCTTGAGGCCGAGACTGATATTGAAATTGAGGCAAAAGGCCGTTTTGGAGATATGCTTGCTGTAATAAGAGAGCCCGGGAAAATCCCCGATGCAAAAGTTCCGCAGACATTTAAGGGGACATTAAGACCCTATCAGGAAAGGGGCATGTGCTGGCTGTCTTATATGTTAGAATTTGGATTTGGAGTATGTCTTGCAGATGATATGGGGCTTGGAAAAACAATTCAGCTAATTGCGTATCTCGCTTTATCTCCGGAAAAAACAAAGCAGACATTAATCATTGCGCCAATGTCTGTTCTTGGAAACTGGAAGAGAGAGATAACTGTATTTCTGCCTGAAGAAGATGTATACATCCATCACGGAACATCAAGAGAAAAGAGTGATGATTTTAAAAAGGCCATAAAAAATCACAGAATAATTCTTACGACCTACCATCTGGTGCAGAGGGATGAGGAGTTCATATCTGCTATTGACTGGGATTTGGTTGTCCTTGACGAAGCCCAGAATATCAAAAATCACAGGACAAAACAGTCAAAAGCTGTTAGAAAACTCAAATCAGAAAAAAGACTGGCTCTCACCGGAACTCCGGTTGAAAACCGCCTTTTGGAACTCTGGTCAATAATGGACTTTTTAAATCCGGGTTATCTTGGAAGTTACGCCGAATATAAATTAACATTTGGTGAATCCGGGCTTAAAGAGGGATCCGCTGAAAAATTAAGGCGTCTTATCCGGCCCTTTATGCTAAGAAGGCTGAAGGCTGATAAGACAGTTATTGCAGATCTTCCCGATAAGATGGAGATGAAGGTATATTGCCCGCTATCAGGGGAGCAGGCCGCACTTTATACTGCCGCTGTTTCTGAGATGCTTGGAGAGATAGAAGAGTCCGGCGGAATTGAGAGAAAAGGCAGAGTGTTGAGTGCTCTTACAAAACTAAAGCAGATATGTAACCATCCTGCACTATTTCTAAAGGAAGACAGGTTAAAAAAAGGAAGATCCGGAAAGCTTGACAGGCTCACAGAGATGCTTGAGGAGGTTTGTGCCAATAATGAAAAAGCCCTTATTTTCACCCAGTATGCCACTTTTGCAGATATGCTTGGTGATTACTTAAAGACTTCAGCAGGTGTGCCGGTATATATCATACATGGTAAAATCCGCAGGAAAAAAAGAGAGCAGATGGTTGAGCTTTTCCAGAAAACACCGGGTCCCGGGATATTCATTCTTTCTCTAAAAGCAGGAGGAACCGGATTAAACCTGACCGCCGCATCACATGTTTTTCATATTGACAGGTGGTGGAATCCGGCTGTTGAGTCACAGGCAACAGACAGGGCATTTCGGATTGGGCAGGATAAAAATGTTCAGGTGCATCTGATGGTAGCATCCGGAACATTAGAGGAGAAGATAGATCAGATGATTGAGAGAAAAAAAGATCTTGCTGATAAGGTTTTAACTCCCGGGGATAATTGGCTTACTACTCTTTCAAATGATGAGATAAGAGAAATATTATCTCTTAGTATTGCCGGGGATGAGCTTATATGA
- a CDS encoding SWIM zinc finger family protein, whose protein sequence is MSWYYYTNNRPYEVKGGLKVESKRGNIGTSWWTKKIQNNYLPYSSDTKVSRGKNYARSGQIISISITPGLVKAYVQGTMKTPYEIKIMFGHAEKNSGYKENLVSFLAENFSEFLNTSPENFSEDFVETIEENTGFVLIPEETDFSPSCSCPDYSDFCKHAHAVLFLMAEMLDNDPKLLYTLAGFDSKSLMMEVSGIKFGQAKGGVSESPIVYSVNKENFWNPGEDLFSAGIFCCDLKRNALKSASDELYLSLGEKFSMYNSFEKTASDIMRIKNKCAGHAEMILKKIQ, encoded by the coding sequence ATGAGCTGGTATTATTATACAAATAACAGACCTTATGAGGTAAAAGGAGGGCTTAAGGTTGAAAGTAAAAGAGGTAATATCGGCACATCCTGGTGGACAAAAAAAATTCAGAATAATTACCTTCCATACAGCAGTGACACTAAAGTGTCCCGTGGTAAGAATTATGCACGAAGTGGTCAGATAATCTCTATCTCTATTACTCCGGGTCTTGTAAAAGCATATGTTCAGGGAACAATGAAAACCCCATATGAAATTAAGATAATGTTTGGTCATGCAGAGAAAAATTCAGGTTATAAGGAAAATCTGGTATCATTTCTTGCAGAAAATTTTTCAGAGTTTCTAAACACCAGTCCTGAAAATTTTTCAGAGGATTTTGTAGAAACTATTGAAGAAAATACCGGATTTGTATTGATTCCGGAAGAAACAGATTTTTCACCGTCATGTTCGTGTCCTGACTATTCAGACTTCTGCAAACATGCACATGCCGTTTTGTTTCTGATGGCTGAGATGCTTGATAATGACCCAAAACTTTTGTATACGCTTGCAGGGTTTGACAGCAAAAGTCTGATGATGGAGGTATCAGGGATAAAGTTTGGACAAGCTAAAGGCGGAGTTTCTGAGTCTCCAATAGTATACTCGGTTAATAAAGAGAATTTCTGGAATCCTGGTGAAGATTTATTCTCAGCCGGAATTTTTTGCTGTGATCTGAAAAGAAATGCCCTGAAATCAGCATCGGATGAATTGTACCTGTCTCTTGGAGAAAAATTCTCAATGTATAATAGTTTTGAAAAAACGGCTTCTGATATTATGAGAATTAAGAATAAATGTGCCGGTCATGCAGAAATGATTCTTAAAAAAATACAATAA
- a CDS encoding bifunctional 5,6,7,8-tetrahydromethanopterin hydro-lyase/3-hexulose-6-phosphate synthase — translation MYLIGEALEGEGAELAHIDLLIGDKTGPVGMAFANAASQLSAGHTPLLAVVRPNLLTKPATLIIPKVTLKHEAQVNAMFGAVQAAVAKAVADSYEEGMFDNRECDPEEMVLLVSAFLHPDAKDYNRIYRYNYGSTKLAIERAFEKFPDKATLIKEKDRAGHAVMGFKVHRLWDPPYLQVAMDLVDMASVERVLTSVPKNDHVLIEAGTPLIKQFGLSVIDSIRKIRPDAFIIADLKTLDTGNLEARMAANASADAVVVSGLAPISTIEKFIKEARKTGIYSVIDMLNVDKPAELIKELAKLNAVPSIVEMHRAIDNESTEYNWGDIPAIKKAAGGKLLVATAGGIRQHVVKTALKSGADIIVVGRAITASKNISDAAEQFLEELNKEEIDQFRIMTDF, via the coding sequence ATGTATTTAATAGGAGAAGCACTCGAAGGTGAAGGCGCAGAGCTTGCGCACATAGATCTTTTAATCGGCGATAAAACAGGTCCGGTTGGAATGGCATTTGCAAATGCGGCATCACAGCTCTCAGCCGGACACACCCCGCTTTTGGCTGTAGTAAGGCCAAATCTTTTAACAAAGCCTGCAACACTCATCATTCCAAAAGTGACACTCAAACATGAGGCACAGGTCAATGCAATGTTTGGCGCAGTTCAGGCCGCGGTTGCAAAGGCTGTTGCTGATTCATATGAAGAAGGAATGTTTGACAACCGCGAATGCGACCCTGAAGAGATGGTTCTTTTGGTCAGCGCATTCCTCCATCCTGATGCAAAGGACTACAACCGCATATACCGCTACAACTATGGTTCAACAAAGCTTGCAATTGAGCGTGCATTTGAAAAATTCCCTGACAAGGCTACACTTATTAAGGAAAAAGACCGTGCAGGACATGCTGTTATGGGATTCAAGGTTCACAGACTCTGGGATCCGCCATACCTCCAGGTCGCTATGGATCTTGTTGACATGGCATCGGTTGAGAGAGTGCTTACATCTGTTCCCAAAAACGATCATGTGTTAATTGAGGCAGGAACTCCGTTAATCAAACAGTTCGGACTTTCAGTAATCGACAGCATCAGAAAGATAAGGCCTGACGCATTCATTATAGCTGATCTTAAAACACTCGATACAGGAAACCTTGAGGCAAGGATGGCTGCTAACGCCTCGGCAGACGCTGTTGTAGTATCAGGACTTGCTCCAATATCAACAATTGAAAAATTCATAAAAGAGGCAAGAAAGACAGGCATATACTCTGTTATTGATATGTTGAATGTTGACAAGCCTGCAGAACTTATAAAAGAGCTTGCAAAATTAAATGCTGTTCCAAGCATTGTTGAGATGCACCGTGCAATCGACAACGAATCAACAGAATACAACTGGGGAGATATTCCGGCAATCAAAAAGGCCGCCGGCGGAAAGCTTCTTGTTGCAACCGCAGGCGGTATACGCCAGCATGTTGTAAAGACAGCTCTTAAGTCAGGCGCTGATATTATTGTTGTCGGCCGTGCAATCACAGCAAGCAAGAATATTTCAGATGCGGCAGAGCAGTTCCTTGAGGAATTAAACAAGGAAGAGATTGATCAGTTCAGAATTATGACTGATTTCTAA
- a CDS encoding AMP-binding protein, with protein MAKISYASGLSDVPLIGETIGEMLENIVSRYPDNDALVAVDQNIRWTYSEFLQKVDELARSLMSLGVNKGDRVGIWAMNYAEWVVVQFATAKCGAIMVNINPAYRTFELEYALKQAEVHTLILQGRFKKSDYVGMLYEACPEVIESRPGRISTEKFPFLRNVVFMGNIPYNGMFTWDEFLSKGINVSQDELKERESTLNFDDPINIQYTSGTTGYPKGVVLTHHSVLNNGYTIGSGMGFTEKDKLCIPVPFYHCFGMVLSNLACVTHGTTMVIPSPAFDAEAVLKTVDSEKCTALHGVPTMFIAELKHPNFNKYRYDTLRTGIMAGSPCPVEYMKQVNEKMNMKDIVIVYGQTETSPGVTMTTTGDPLDRRVTTVGRTFPHVELKIIDPVTQKIVPRGERGEICARGYVVMKCYYNNPSATRQTIDSNGWNHTGDLGIMDDEGYVKIVGRLKEMVIRGGENIYPREIEEFFHTNRKIEDAYVIGVPDEKYGEELMVWVKLRDKETLTEKELKEFCDGKIAKYKIPRYVKFVDEFPMTVSGKIRKLEMRDISIKELGLEKEATIETA; from the coding sequence ATGGCTAAGATAAGCTACGCGAGTGGTTTGTCGGATGTACCCCTGATTGGTGAGACCATCGGGGAGATGCTTGAAAATATCGTAAGCAGATATCCTGACAACGATGCTCTGGTCGCGGTTGACCAGAACATAAGGTGGACGTACAGCGAATTCCTGCAGAAAGTGGATGAGCTTGCACGAAGTCTTATGTCACTTGGAGTCAACAAGGGCGACCGCGTGGGTATCTGGGCAATGAACTATGCCGAATGGGTTGTAGTTCAGTTTGCAACCGCTAAATGCGGTGCGATAATGGTAAACATTAATCCGGCATACAGGACATTTGAGCTTGAATATGCACTAAAACAGGCCGAAGTTCACACACTGATTCTTCAGGGCAGATTCAAAAAATCTGACTATGTAGGAATGCTCTATGAGGCATGTCCTGAAGTAATTGAGTCACGCCCGGGCAGAATATCAACAGAGAAATTTCCGTTTTTAAGAAACGTTGTCTTTATGGGAAACATTCCCTACAACGGAATGTTCACGTGGGATGAGTTTTTATCAAAGGGTATAAATGTCAGCCAGGATGAGTTAAAGGAGCGGGAATCAACTCTTAATTTTGATGATCCAATAAACATTCAGTATACGTCCGGAACAACCGGTTATCCAAAAGGTGTTGTATTAACGCACCACAGCGTTTTAAATAACGGTTATACAATCGGCTCCGGAATGGGCTTTACTGAAAAGGACAAACTTTGTATTCCTGTTCCTTTTTATCACTGTTTCGGGATGGTTTTGTCAAATCTTGCATGTGTAACTCATGGAACAACTATGGTCATTCCTTCACCTGCTTTTGATGCCGAAGCTGTTTTAAAGACTGTTGATAGCGAAAAATGCACAGCTCTTCATGGCGTTCCCACAATGTTTATTGCCGAGCTAAAACATCCGAATTTCAATAAATACAGATATGATACTCTAAGAACCGGAATTATGGCAGGGTCGCCATGCCCGGTGGAATACATGAAGCAGGTCAATGAGAAGATGAACATGAAAGACATTGTAATTGTATACGGGCAGACCGAAACATCCCCTGGTGTTACAATGACAACAACAGGCGATCCGCTTGATAGAAGGGTTACAACTGTCGGCAGGACATTTCCTCATGTTGAATTAAAGATAATAGACCCGGTGACACAAAAAATTGTTCCGCGTGGAGAAAGAGGAGAAATCTGTGCACGCGGCTATGTTGTGATGAAATGCTACTACAACAATCCAAGTGCAACACGCCAGACCATTGATTCAAACGGCTGGAATCATACAGGTGATCTTGGAATAATGGATGATGAAGGCTACGTAAAGATTGTCGGAAGGCTTAAGGAAATGGTCATCCGCGGCGGCGAAAACATCTATCCGCGTGAAATTGAAGAATTTTTCCACACAAACAGAAAGATAGAGGATGCATACGTAATCGGCGTTCCTGATGAGAAGTACGGAGAAGAGCTGATGGTCTGGGTTAAGCTTCGCGATAAAGAGACCCTGACTGAAAAAGAACTTAAGGAATTCTGTGATGGAAAGATTGCAAAATATAAGATTCCAAGGTATGTTAAGTTCGTTGATGAATTCCCAATGACAGTCTCCGGAAAAATCAGAAAACTTGAGATGCGTGATATTTCAATAAAAGAGCTTGGTCTTGAAAAAGAAGCAACAATCGAGACAGCCTGA